A portion of the Edaphobacter lichenicola genome contains these proteins:
- a CDS encoding amino acid permease: MAKLLAVKPLSRLLKEAENEGESGLKRTLGPLNLITLGIGAIIGAGIFVLTGQAAAKHAGPAVMLSFVVAGITCAFAGLCYAEFASLIPIAGSAYTYGYATLGEFVAWIIGWDLVLEYAFGAATVASGWSGYFVGLLQDFHIHIPPQLTTTPGNVLYMYHDRWQTLMALPAGVDASALPHVTGVFNLVAFLAITVITTILIIGIQESANLNTAIVIVKLGVVAVFLVLGIGYILHHPAEAHANWTPFIPPSQGPGAFGIGGITAGAASIFFAYIGFDAVSTAAQEAKNPKRDMPIGILGSLVICTLLYIVVSGVLTGLVNYKALNVGDPVAVGIDVTGVRWGSILVKIGAVFGLATVMLVMLLGQSRVFYSMSRDGLLWKWAGVIHPRFRTPWISNLVVGAIVAFMPALLPIDRLSELVNMGTLLAFAIVCAGVWILRRRNPHLHRPFKTPFVPAVPILGIISALYLVWTLPTLTKVVVLGWLAFGLLIYFTYSVKHSKVQKALREGVE; the protein is encoded by the coding sequence ATGGCGAAGCTGCTGGCAGTCAAACCTCTCTCTCGTCTGCTGAAGGAGGCGGAGAACGAGGGCGAGAGCGGACTCAAACGTACTCTGGGCCCACTGAACTTAATCACGCTCGGGATCGGGGCGATCATCGGCGCCGGAATTTTTGTGCTGACTGGCCAGGCTGCTGCGAAACATGCGGGGCCGGCGGTGATGCTCAGCTTTGTGGTGGCTGGGATTACCTGCGCGTTCGCGGGACTTTGCTATGCGGAGTTTGCTTCACTGATTCCGATTGCCGGCTCGGCTTATACGTATGGATATGCGACGCTGGGTGAGTTTGTGGCGTGGATCATTGGGTGGGATCTGGTGCTGGAGTATGCGTTTGGCGCGGCTACTGTGGCTTCGGGTTGGAGCGGATACTTTGTTGGGTTGCTGCAGGACTTCCATATTCATATTCCTCCGCAGCTGACGACTACGCCGGGAAATGTGCTGTACATGTACCACGATCGCTGGCAGACATTGATGGCGCTTCCTGCAGGCGTCGACGCTTCGGCGCTGCCTCATGTCACTGGTGTGTTCAACCTGGTGGCGTTTCTGGCGATCACCGTGATTACGACGATTTTGATCATTGGGATTCAAGAGTCGGCGAATCTGAATACCGCGATTGTGATTGTGAAGCTTGGTGTTGTGGCAGTTTTTCTGGTTCTTGGGATCGGGTACATCCTTCATCATCCGGCAGAGGCTCATGCGAACTGGACGCCGTTCATTCCGCCGAGCCAGGGGCCGGGGGCGTTCGGCATCGGAGGGATTACGGCTGGTGCGGCGTCGATCTTCTTTGCGTATATCGGGTTTGATGCGGTGTCTACGGCGGCGCAGGAGGCGAAGAATCCGAAGCGGGATATGCCGATCGGAATTCTTGGGTCGCTGGTCATCTGCACGCTGTTGTACATCGTTGTGTCGGGCGTGTTGACTGGATTGGTCAACTATAAGGCTCTGAATGTGGGCGACCCGGTTGCGGTCGGCATCGATGTAACGGGCGTTCGGTGGGGCAGCATTCTGGTGAAGATTGGTGCGGTGTTCGGGCTGGCGACGGTGATGCTCGTAATGTTACTGGGTCAGTCGCGGGTGTTTTATTCGATGTCTCGGGATGGGCTGCTGTGGAAGTGGGCTGGCGTGATCCATCCCCGGTTCCGGACTCCCTGGATCTCGAATCTGGTGGTTGGTGCGATTGTGGCGTTTATGCCCGCGTTGCTGCCGATTGACCGGTTGAGTGAGCTGGTGAACATGGGAACGCTGCTGGCGTTTGCGATAGTCTGTGCGGGCGTTTGGATACTGCGGCGACGCAATCCTCATCTGCATCGGCCTTTCAAGACTCCGTTTGTGCCTGCGGTGCCGATCCTCGGTATCATCAGCGCGCTGTACCTCGTGTGGACGCTGCCTACGCTGACCAAGGTAGTGGTGCTGGGGTGGCTTGCGTTTGGGTTGCTGATCTACTTTACGTACAGCGTGAAACATAGCAAGGTTCAGAAGGCGCTCCGGGAGGGTGTGGAGTAG
- a CDS encoding metallophosphoesterase → MPGFKSDQPSRLSRRNFIIGTGTTAAAFALYAGEIARHEVDVVDRPISIKDLPSAFHGYRIVQISDIHLDEYTEPYFFEHIVNKVNSLAPDLVLLTGDFVTHGSITFIAGRHAAHRAAEIITKLTAPLRYAVLGNHDVAVDPAMVVHALSSRGTPVLVNQNVPIERNGARIWLCGLDDPGTSSPNLDLAVPTKPDGPVILMGHEPDYADTVMAHPRGPLVDLMLSGHSHGGQIRLPFLGPLVLPPMGMKYPEGHYRFNQMQLYVNRGIGTVGLPFRLNCPPEITVLTLNPA, encoded by the coding sequence ATGCCCGGCTTTAAATCCGACCAGCCGTCGCGCTTAAGCCGACGAAATTTCATCATAGGTACCGGCACCACCGCAGCAGCATTCGCTCTCTACGCTGGCGAAATCGCTCGACATGAGGTCGACGTCGTCGACCGCCCCATCTCCATCAAAGACCTGCCATCGGCCTTCCATGGCTACCGCATCGTTCAGATCAGTGACATCCACCTCGACGAATACACCGAGCCCTACTTCTTCGAACATATCGTCAACAAAGTCAACAGCCTTGCACCCGATCTCGTCCTTCTTACCGGTGACTTCGTCACCCACGGATCCATCACCTTTATCGCCGGTCGACACGCAGCCCATCGCGCCGCCGAGATCATCACCAAACTCACCGCTCCTCTTCGCTACGCCGTCCTCGGCAATCACGACGTAGCTGTAGACCCCGCGATGGTCGTTCACGCCCTTTCCAGTCGTGGCACTCCGGTCCTGGTCAACCAGAACGTCCCCATCGAACGCAACGGCGCACGTATCTGGCTCTGCGGTCTAGACGATCCCGGCACGAGCTCCCCGAACCTCGACCTGGCGGTCCCAACCAAACCCGACGGCCCCGTCATCCTCATGGGACACGAACCCGACTACGCTGACACCGTCATGGCCCATCCCCGCGGCCCGCTCGTCGACCTCATGCTCTCCGGCCACTCTCACGGAGGCCAAATCAGACTTCCCTTCCTTGGCCCGCTGGTCTTACCCCCAATGGGCATGAAGTACCCTGAAGGCCACTACCGCTTCAACCAGATGCAGCTCTACGTCAACCGCGGCATCGGCACCGTCGGCCTCCCATTCCGACTCAACTGCCCTCCAGAGATTACCGTCCTGACGCTTAACCCAGCCTGA
- a CDS encoding APC family permease, which translates to MGLFSATAIVMGSMIGSGIFIVSADMSRGLGSPALLIAAWLVTAAMTIIGALSYGELAAMMPKAGGQYVYLREALGPLWGFLYGWTLFLVIQTGTIAAVGVAFGKFLGVFFPSVSAQNWIWHIGHVPAWHVGPMVLGNMDIGLNTANLSAIVVITLLTLLNTFGVKMGAAVQNVFTSAKVLALAAVVLVGVLAKNSVAVAANFGAGWHNFWAGAGWHTMHAVQVGVGGPTAYVGLFTMVAVVQVGSLFSSDAWNNVTFTAGEIRNPKRNLPLSLAIGTGVVLLLYVLCNFVYLSVLPMVGEPAATTIAGRGIQFAAEDRVATAVMEQAFAGYGAKLMAAAILVSTFGCVNGMLLAGARVYYAMSQDGLFFKSVGKLSERSKTPVNSLWVQWAWTCLLCLSGSYGQLLDYVIFAVLVFYILTIAGLFVLRRKRPDAVRPYKAFGYPVLPAAYIVMALWICAVLLRYKPQYTWPGLVLVLLGIPVYLVWTRMPRTVAVGITTGER; encoded by the coding sequence ATGGGGCTGTTTTCTGCAACGGCAATTGTGATGGGCTCGATGATTGGGTCGGGCATCTTTATCGTTTCGGCGGATATGTCGCGTGGGCTGGGGTCTCCTGCGTTGTTGATTGCGGCTTGGCTGGTGACGGCGGCGATGACAATCATTGGCGCGCTGAGCTATGGGGAGTTGGCCGCGATGATGCCAAAGGCCGGCGGCCAATATGTGTATTTGCGTGAGGCGTTGGGGCCGCTTTGGGGATTTCTATACGGGTGGACGCTGTTTCTGGTCATTCAGACGGGAACCATTGCGGCTGTGGGTGTGGCGTTCGGGAAGTTCCTCGGGGTGTTCTTTCCGAGCGTAAGCGCGCAGAACTGGATCTGGCATATCGGGCATGTTCCGGCATGGCATGTGGGGCCGATGGTGCTGGGCAACATGGATATTGGGTTGAATACGGCCAACCTGTCGGCGATTGTGGTGATTACGCTGCTGACGTTGCTTAACACATTCGGCGTGAAGATGGGCGCGGCGGTGCAGAATGTGTTTACGTCTGCGAAGGTGCTAGCACTCGCGGCAGTTGTGCTGGTGGGGGTGCTGGCTAAGAATTCTGTTGCGGTTGCGGCGAACTTTGGTGCGGGTTGGCATAACTTTTGGGCGGGTGCTGGTTGGCATACGATGCATGCCGTGCAAGTGGGGGTGGGTGGGCCGACTGCATACGTTGGGCTTTTCACGATGGTGGCGGTGGTACAGGTGGGATCACTGTTCAGTTCGGATGCCTGGAACAACGTGACGTTTACGGCTGGGGAGATACGAAATCCTAAGCGAAACCTGCCGCTCTCGCTCGCGATCGGAACGGGAGTGGTTTTGCTGCTGTATGTGCTGTGTAACTTCGTCTATCTGAGCGTGCTGCCTATGGTGGGTGAGCCAGCGGCGACGACGATTGCGGGGCGGGGAATTCAGTTTGCCGCGGAGGATCGAGTTGCTACAGCGGTGATGGAGCAGGCGTTCGCTGGGTATGGCGCTAAGTTGATGGCTGCGGCGATTCTGGTTTCCACTTTTGGTTGCGTGAACGGGATGCTGCTTGCTGGCGCTCGTGTGTACTACGCGATGAGCCAAGATGGGTTGTTCTTCAAGTCTGTCGGCAAGTTGAGCGAGCGGTCGAAGACGCCTGTCAACTCTCTTTGGGTGCAGTGGGCGTGGACTTGTTTGCTGTGCCTGTCGGGAAGCTATGGGCAGCTGTTGGACTATGTGATCTTTGCGGTGTTGGTCTTCTATATTTTGACGATTGCTGGACTGTTTGTGTTGCGGCGGAAGCGGCCGGATGCGGTTCGGCCTTATAAAGCGTTTGGCTATCCGGTGCTGCCTGCGGCGTATATCGTGATGGCGCTATGGATTTGTGCAGTACTATTGCGTTACAAACCTCAATACACGTGGCCAGGCCTCGTGCTCGTTCTGCTGGGGATACCGGTTTATCTGGTATGGACGCGGATGCCTCGGACAGTTGCGGTGGGAATTACGACAGGCGAACGGTAG
- a CDS encoding 6-phosphofructokinase — translation MRVGMLTGGGDCPGLNAVIRAAVRKGILHHGDEFVGFMEGWRGVLDDVTMPLTLETTSGILHRGGTILRSSRTNVKKIPGGFDKCVEVLGKHKLDALIALGGDDTQSISLALSEKGVKCVGVPKTIDNDLNGTDACFGFDTAVGIATEAVDRLHSTAEAHNRVMVCEVMGRDAGWIAITAGIAGGADVILVPEVPIDIEEVCRLVKYRREHGKKFSIVVAAEGAQFPESGQATHGTAVDSFGHARLSGIGQALAEEIEKRTGYETRSVNLGHTQRGGTPSAYDRMLATRYGVAAIDLVHAGKFGRLVVLRGTQITDIPLADAIAKTRTVGDDLLAVMKSLQPLASS, via the coding sequence ATGCGGGTTGGGATGTTGACCGGTGGCGGAGATTGTCCAGGGCTCAATGCAGTGATTCGGGCAGCGGTACGTAAGGGAATTCTGCATCATGGAGATGAGTTTGTCGGCTTCATGGAAGGGTGGCGGGGTGTGCTGGATGATGTGACCATGCCGCTGACGCTCGAGACGACGTCGGGAATTCTGCATCGCGGCGGTACGATTCTGCGGTCTTCACGGACGAATGTTAAGAAGATTCCCGGCGGATTTGACAAGTGCGTTGAGGTTCTCGGGAAGCATAAGCTGGATGCGCTGATTGCGTTGGGTGGGGACGATACGCAGTCGATCAGCCTGGCGTTGAGTGAGAAGGGCGTGAAGTGCGTTGGAGTTCCGAAGACGATTGATAACGATTTGAATGGAACGGACGCTTGTTTCGGGTTTGATACCGCTGTGGGGATCGCGACGGAGGCGGTGGATCGGCTGCACTCGACCGCCGAGGCTCACAACCGGGTGATGGTGTGTGAGGTGATGGGGCGCGATGCAGGTTGGATTGCGATTACGGCAGGCATTGCGGGCGGCGCCGATGTGATTTTGGTGCCTGAGGTGCCGATCGATATCGAGGAGGTGTGTCGGCTGGTGAAGTACCGTCGGGAGCATGGGAAGAAGTTTTCGATTGTGGTCGCGGCTGAAGGGGCGCAGTTCCCTGAGTCTGGGCAGGCGACGCATGGGACGGCGGTCGACTCGTTCGGTCATGCGCGGTTGAGTGGAATTGGGCAGGCGCTGGCGGAGGAGATTGAGAAGCGCACCGGGTATGAGACGAGGAGTGTGAACCTGGGGCATACGCAACGGGGTGGGACGCCTTCGGCCTATGACCGGATGTTGGCTACTCGGTACGGTGTCGCGGCAATTGACCTGGTGCATGCCGGTAAGTTTGGTCGGCTGGTGGTGCTTCGGGGGACTCAAATTACTGATATTCCACTTGCAGATGCGATTGCGAAGACTCGAACGGTTGGAGACGATCTGCTGGCCGTGATGAAGTCTCTGCAACCGTTAGCTTCCAGTTAA
- a CDS encoding helix-turn-helix domain-containing protein — translation MAVSAQAAVREVMDIRQASEYLGISGDTLYRYASEGFIPAFKLGNRWRFKKSLLDAWMDEKSGIKPTVTPIAVMPKQKKPVARAR, via the coding sequence ATGGCTGTATCGGCGCAAGCAGCGGTACGCGAGGTTATGGATATCCGTCAGGCATCGGAGTATCTGGGCATTAGTGGAGATACGTTGTACCGCTATGCGTCTGAGGGGTTTATTCCGGCGTTCAAATTGGGGAATCGGTGGCGGTTCAAGAAGTCGCTGCTGGATGCCTGGATGGATGAGAAGTCCGGGATAAAGCCGACGGTCACGCCGATTGCAGTGATGCCAAAGCAGAAGAAGCCGGTTGCGCGGGCACGGTAG
- a CDS encoding M24 family metallopeptidase: MNFSLRKRRAAAAAKAAGVDGILMTHLPDVRYLCGFTGSSAALVLVGSRAVLFTDGRYSAQAKIEAVGTKVVIAKKPAVAAACEWIETAGLRRCGFDAAHTTVAALETMRKALSAKVRRGMFVAVGSLVAGLREVKDNDEIARMRAAGQVGCELFDGMLTYLEAGLTEVEVAATLEYAARLAGAEGMSFETIVASGERSALPHGRATTAKLPKQGFVTLDFGVILDGYCSDMTRTVHMGKALPGVRDVYDSVLEAQEAAVAVVAPGVTAGEVDEAARSVLRRAKLDQYFSHSTGHGVGLEIHEGPRLAAKQTQVLEQGMVITIEPGVYMPGRFGLRIEDMVLVTASGGEVLTPSVKAWIEL, from the coding sequence ATGAATTTCAGTCTGAGGAAGAGAAGAGCCGCGGCCGCGGCAAAGGCAGCGGGTGTGGATGGGATTTTGATGACACATCTGCCGGATGTCCGCTATCTGTGCGGTTTCACAGGATCAAGTGCGGCACTGGTGCTGGTTGGCAGCAGGGCCGTTTTGTTTACCGATGGGCGATATTCGGCGCAGGCGAAGATCGAAGCGGTAGGAACAAAGGTTGTGATCGCGAAGAAGCCTGCGGTGGCCGCTGCGTGTGAATGGATCGAAACGGCGGGACTGCGGCGATGTGGGTTTGATGCGGCGCATACGACGGTAGCCGCCCTGGAGACGATGCGCAAGGCACTGTCTGCCAAGGTGCGGCGGGGGATGTTTGTTGCGGTGGGGTCGTTGGTGGCGGGTCTGCGTGAGGTGAAGGACAACGATGAGATTGCGCGGATGCGCGCGGCGGGCCAGGTGGGATGTGAGCTCTTCGATGGAATGCTTACTTATCTTGAGGCTGGACTGACTGAGGTTGAAGTGGCGGCGACGCTGGAGTATGCGGCGCGGCTTGCAGGCGCAGAGGGGATGTCGTTTGAGACGATCGTTGCGAGTGGAGAGCGGTCTGCGCTGCCACATGGGCGGGCGACGACTGCCAAGCTGCCGAAGCAGGGGTTCGTGACGCTGGATTTTGGTGTTATTCTCGACGGATATTGCAGCGATATGACGCGTACCGTACACATGGGCAAGGCGCTTCCAGGTGTTCGGGACGTGTATGATTCTGTGCTGGAAGCGCAGGAGGCTGCGGTCGCTGTTGTGGCGCCCGGAGTAACGGCCGGAGAGGTCGATGAGGCGGCACGGAGCGTGTTGCGGCGGGCTAAGCTGGATCAATATTTCAGCCACTCGACGGGACATGGTGTAGGGCTGGAGATTCACGAAGGTCCGCGATTGGCAGCGAAGCAAACGCAGGTGTTAGAGCAGGGGATGGTGATTACAATCGAGCCTGGTGTGTATATGCCGGGCCGGTTTGGGTTGCGCATTGAAGATATGGTTCTGGTGACGGCTTCAGGTGGAGAGGTTTTGACGCCGAGTGTGAAGGCCTGGATCGAGTTGTAA
- a CDS encoding HAD family acid phosphatase, translating into MQMRLLRRGDDLRSLMAGVLRVLGVTGLACGMCLAQVGPPVCAVPAGKQVPSLRPTVGMTRPSVAAAVATAETAAADPSMIVAAEPMENFGVARYRLEDYADCVGTGGCYWADVDAQARRAEAALNSLVASRKTGEKLALVLDIDETSLTNYCEMKREDYGFISVPFNEWAVSADADMPMPGTLRLFNVARAAGVEVFFITGRPGQQKAATAKNLEAAGYKGWKGLALREGPQKTMATVAYKSEERKKIVDAGYRIAMNVGDQWSDLNGEPKGEVSVKLPNPFYYLP; encoded by the coding sequence ATGCAGATGAGGCTACTGCGTCGAGGGGATGATCTCAGATCTTTGATGGCTGGAGTGCTGCGGGTGCTGGGCGTGACCGGGTTGGCTTGCGGGATGTGTTTGGCGCAGGTGGGGCCGCCGGTTTGCGCTGTTCCGGCCGGGAAGCAGGTGCCTAGTCTGCGGCCGACGGTGGGGATGACGAGGCCTTCTGTTGCTGCTGCTGTTGCGACGGCAGAGACTGCTGCGGCGGATCCGTCGATGATCGTAGCTGCGGAGCCGATGGAGAACTTTGGGGTGGCTCGGTATCGGTTGGAAGACTATGCCGATTGTGTGGGAACGGGTGGGTGCTATTGGGCGGATGTGGACGCTCAGGCGAGGCGAGCTGAGGCGGCGTTGAACAGCCTGGTTGCATCGCGAAAGACGGGCGAGAAGCTGGCGTTGGTGCTCGATATCGATGAGACTTCGTTGACAAACTATTGCGAGATGAAGCGAGAGGACTACGGGTTTATCTCGGTGCCGTTCAATGAATGGGCGGTGTCGGCTGACGCGGATATGCCGATGCCAGGGACGCTGCGGTTGTTCAATGTGGCAAGGGCGGCTGGGGTCGAGGTGTTTTTTATTACGGGCCGGCCGGGGCAGCAGAAGGCGGCTACTGCGAAGAATCTGGAGGCCGCTGGTTATAAGGGATGGAAGGGCCTAGCTCTGCGTGAGGGGCCGCAGAAGACGATGGCCACGGTCGCTTATAAGAGCGAGGAGCGGAAAAAGATTGTGGATGCAGGGTATCGGATTGCGATGAATGTTGGGGATCAGTGGAGCGATTTGAATGGAGAGCCTAAGGGAGAGGTGAGCGTGAAGCTTCCGAACCCCTTTTATTATTTGCCTTGA
- a CDS encoding MBL fold metallo-hydrolase — protein sequence MLRRATKVGRQFSNPVPTVIGGLSTIFKVLPHYLTNKAETVPVRALGPFKTDVSVYAAPPESGLRVTWMGHSSMLIEIDGVRVLVDPVWDERASPMRWAGPKRFFAAPLRLEDIPAVDVVLVSHDHYDHLGEATIRGLARLESMRGARWVTSLGVGKELRSFGVSAEKISELDWTESVTVNELEITAVPSRHFSGRSLFNRFETLWSAFVLKGSKHKVYFGADSGWWEGFAQIGATYGPFDLTMLEIGAFDALWDAIHLGPDGAARAFEALGGKGLMMPIHWGLFDLALHAWRQPIERMLELAGERGIMLWAPEPGRPTEVVGGVEVQSNWWR from the coding sequence ATGTTGCGACGGGCCACGAAGGTTGGTCGGCAGTTTTCGAATCCGGTCCCTACTGTGATTGGTGGGTTGAGCACGATTTTCAAAGTGCTGCCGCATTATTTGACCAATAAGGCGGAGACGGTGCCGGTGCGGGCGCTGGGGCCGTTCAAGACAGATGTTTCGGTGTATGCGGCGCCGCCGGAGAGTGGGCTGCGGGTGACTTGGATGGGGCACTCGTCCATGTTGATCGAGATAGATGGAGTTCGGGTGCTGGTTGACCCGGTGTGGGATGAACGAGCTTCTCCGATGCGATGGGCGGGGCCTAAGAGATTTTTCGCTGCTCCGCTGCGGTTGGAGGATATTCCAGCGGTGGATGTGGTGTTGGTGTCGCACGACCACTATGACCACCTGGGAGAGGCTACGATTCGGGGGCTTGCAAGGCTGGAGTCGATGCGTGGGGCGAGGTGGGTGACTTCGTTGGGAGTAGGGAAGGAGCTGCGGAGTTTTGGAGTGAGCGCGGAGAAGATCTCCGAGTTGGATTGGACCGAGAGTGTGACGGTGAATGAGTTGGAGATCACGGCTGTGCCTTCGCGGCACTTCTCGGGGAGAAGTCTGTTCAATCGATTTGAGACGCTGTGGTCTGCGTTTGTGTTGAAGGGGTCGAAGCATAAAGTCTATTTCGGGGCGGATTCGGGATGGTGGGAGGGTTTTGCGCAGATTGGTGCGACGTACGGACCGTTTGACCTGACGATGCTAGAGATCGGGGCGTTTGATGCACTGTGGGATGCGATTCATCTGGGGCCGGATGGCGCGGCGCGAGCGTTTGAGGCGTTGGGCGGCAAGGGATTGATGATGCCGATTCATTGGGGGCTGTTCGATTTGGCGTTGCACGCGTGGCGGCAACCGATTGAACGAATGCTGGAGTTGGCGGGAGAGCGAGGGATCATGTTGTGGGCTCCGGAGCCGGGGCGGCCTACTGAGGTGGTGGGCGGTGTCGAGGTGCAGTCGAATTGGTGGCGGTGA
- the accC gene encoding acetyl-CoA carboxylase biotin carboxylase subunit, translating to MFRKVLIANRGEIALRVISACKEMGIRTVAVYSEADRNSLHVRFADEAICIGPPRSSESYLNVPAVISAAEIADVDAIHPGYGLLSENANFAEVCRASNIKFIGPPPEVTRMMGEKSTARQTMKKARVPILPGSDGIIADENEALEWAKDVGYPVILKAVAGGGGRGMRICRNKEELPGMYQQASTEAANAFGNGDMYMEKFIERPRHIEFQVLADEHGNVMSLGERECSIQRRHQKLIEEAPSLMVTPKLREELGKTIKRALENIGYWNAGTIEFLMDEDGKIYFIEMNTRIQVEHCVTEMVTGIDLVKAQLRIASGEKLTSIITKPVEIRGHAIECRINAEHPEKFTPSAGKITAFNLPGGNGVRVDTAQYAEGFVPPYYDSLIAKLICHGADREEAMNKMQRALSQFVVQGIHTTIPLHQKIFADKEFRSGQFDTKFMERFFERQKDS from the coding sequence ATGTTTCGTAAGGTATTGATTGCCAATCGTGGGGAGATTGCTTTGCGCGTTATCAGTGCGTGCAAGGAGATGGGCATCCGTACGGTTGCTGTGTATAGCGAGGCGGATCGGAACTCGCTGCATGTGCGGTTTGCCGATGAGGCGATCTGTATTGGGCCACCGCGTTCGAGTGAGAGCTACTTGAATGTTCCTGCGGTCATCTCCGCGGCTGAGATTGCTGACGTGGATGCTATTCATCCCGGCTACGGACTGCTGAGCGAGAATGCAAACTTCGCCGAGGTATGCCGGGCGTCGAATATTAAGTTCATCGGGCCGCCGCCTGAGGTGACGCGGATGATGGGCGAGAAGTCTACTGCGCGGCAGACGATGAAGAAGGCGAGGGTACCGATTCTACCGGGTTCGGATGGGATCATCGCGGATGAGAATGAGGCGCTGGAGTGGGCTAAGGACGTTGGGTACCCGGTCATACTGAAGGCTGTCGCGGGTGGTGGCGGGCGCGGGATGCGTATCTGCCGCAACAAAGAAGAGCTGCCGGGAATGTATCAGCAGGCTTCGACAGAGGCGGCGAACGCCTTTGGCAACGGTGATATGTACATGGAGAAGTTCATCGAGCGACCTCGGCATATCGAGTTTCAGGTGCTTGCAGATGAGCACGGCAATGTGATGAGTTTGGGCGAAAGAGAGTGCTCGATTCAGCGTCGGCACCAGAAGCTGATTGAAGAGGCTCCGAGCTTGATGGTGACGCCGAAGCTCCGTGAGGAGTTGGGCAAGACAATCAAGAGGGCGCTGGAGAATATCGGCTATTGGAATGCCGGGACGATCGAGTTTTTGATGGATGAGGATGGCAAGATCTACTTCATCGAGATGAATACTCGGATTCAGGTTGAACATTGTGTAACTGAGATGGTTACAGGGATTGATCTTGTGAAAGCGCAGCTGCGAATTGCTTCGGGGGAGAAGCTGACCTCGATCATTACGAAGCCGGTTGAGATTCGTGGGCATGCGATTGAGTGCAGGATTAATGCCGAGCATCCGGAGAAGTTCACGCCCAGTGCAGGAAAGATTACGGCGTTCAATTTGCCGGGCGGGAATGGAGTTCGAGTGGATACGGCGCAGTACGCGGAGGGGTTTGTACCGCCTTACTATGACTCGCTCATAGCCAAGTTGATCTGCCATGGTGCGGATCGTGAGGAGGCGATGAACAAGATGCAGCGGGCGCTGAGCCAATTTGTCGTGCAAGGAATTCATACGACGATTCCTCTTCATCAGAAGATCTTCGCGGACAAAGAGTTTCGCTCGGGCCAGTTCGATACGAAGTTTATGGAACGGTTCTTTGAACGGCAGAAGGATAGCTAG
- the accB gene encoding acetyl-CoA carboxylase biotin carboxyl carrier protein — MDGNKLNELRELVEFLKANEIAEFDMEQDDLKVRIKFAGEPAVAAPAAGFDMAQLSRLMASAPAAAPHSVSAPAAVAPAAPAAEVEEKLHEVKSPIVGTFYESPSPGAPSFVKVGDQVEVGQVLCIVEAMKLMNEIESDVAGEVVKRIAASGQPVEYGQPLFAIRAR, encoded by the coding sequence ATGGACGGAAATAAGTTGAATGAGCTTCGCGAACTGGTCGAGTTTTTGAAGGCGAATGAGATCGCCGAGTTCGACATGGAGCAGGACGACCTGAAGGTGCGGATCAAGTTTGCTGGCGAGCCTGCGGTTGCGGCTCCGGCGGCAGGGTTCGATATGGCGCAGTTGAGCCGGCTGATGGCCTCGGCGCCTGCTGCTGCTCCTCATTCGGTTTCTGCACCTGCTGCGGTGGCACCTGCTGCTCCGGCTGCTGAGGTGGAAGAGAAGTTGCATGAGGTGAAGTCGCCGATCGTGGGGACGTTCTATGAGTCGCCGTCGCCGGGCGCGCCTTCGTTTGTGAAGGTGGGGGATCAGGTCGAGGTGGGGCAGGTGCTGTGCATCGTCGAGGCCATGAAGCTGATGAATGAGATTGAGTCTGACGTGGCCGGTGAAGTGGTGAAGCGGATCGCGGCGAGCGGGCAGCCGGTGGAGTATGGGCAGCCGTTATTTGCCATCAGGGCGCGGTAA
- the thiE gene encoding thiamine phosphate synthase, producing the protein MAIALARLYPIVDEGLLSRNVLDVASFAEGLREAGVRLVQYRNKVDGPQKVLQAADVIRGVFANVECRLILNDRADLAVLAGWDGVHVGQGDLSPEDSRRVVGPKRWVGVSTHTEEQVRLADSSCTDYVAVGPVFVTGTKLDAEPVIGLAGVKVARSLTKKPIVAIGGITRENARSVIDAGADSVAVISALIVNGEPVAKVARDFLDVLR; encoded by the coding sequence GTGGCGATTGCTCTTGCCCGGTTGTATCCGATTGTGGATGAAGGTCTGCTGAGTCGGAACGTTCTCGATGTCGCCTCGTTTGCTGAAGGGTTGAGAGAAGCCGGAGTGAGGCTTGTGCAATATCGCAACAAGGTGGACGGTCCTCAGAAGGTGCTGCAAGCTGCTGACGTCATCCGTGGCGTATTTGCGAATGTCGAATGCAGATTGATTTTGAACGACCGAGCCGATCTTGCGGTGCTCGCTGGATGGGACGGGGTTCACGTGGGGCAGGGGGACTTATCGCCTGAGGATTCGCGGCGTGTTGTAGGGCCGAAGAGATGGGTTGGGGTCTCGACGCATACAGAAGAGCAGGTTCGCCTGGCGGATTCGAGTTGCACGGATTACGTCGCCGTCGGACCGGTGTTTGTCACAGGGACGAAGCTGGATGCGGAGCCGGTGATCGGGTTGGCGGGAGTAAAGGTAGCTCGATCGCTAACAAAGAAACCGATTGTGGCCATTGGCGGCATTACGCGTGAAAACGCCAGATCTGTGATCGATGCCGGGGCAGATTCGGTGGCTGTTATCAGCGCTCTCATTGTGAATGGGGAGCCGGTTGCGAAAGTGGCAAGAGACTTTCTCGATGTTTTACGGTAG